One Pontibacillus yanchengensis DNA window includes the following coding sequences:
- a CDS encoding methanogen output domain 1-containing protein — MGSQLSSQLFLSKLITQYANIHQRSVGAKAEEYIRQLGIRKGEWIEGFFLNHYHTLTVDEYAELIIDIKNAIGGHFEIESVHPDCVVVKAHQCPFGDVVKDAPHLCMMTSSVFGGIASRHFGYGKVTIKERIANGDDGCKVHIYFSPNELDGEEYIDLPVTPEQGDPFAWEEETIKMLGEELRKSDDMVSELLTEIEELKKQVNNQQ, encoded by the coding sequence ATGGGAAGTCAATTAAGTAGCCAGCTCTTTTTGTCGAAATTAATCACCCAATATGCCAACATACATCAACGAAGTGTTGGTGCGAAAGCTGAAGAATACATTCGTCAGTTAGGGATACGAAAAGGAGAGTGGATAGAGGGGTTCTTTTTAAATCATTATCATACGTTAACTGTGGATGAGTATGCCGAACTAATTATAGATATTAAAAATGCAATCGGAGGTCATTTCGAAATTGAGTCTGTTCATCCTGATTGTGTAGTGGTGAAAGCTCATCAATGTCCATTTGGGGATGTAGTTAAGGACGCACCTCATCTATGCATGATGACATCCAGTGTGTTTGGTGGCATAGCTTCTCGTCATTTTGGGTATGGTAAAGTTACTATTAAGGAACGAATTGCTAACGGGGATGATGGGTGTAAGGTTCATATTTATTTTTCACCGAATGAGTTAGATGGTGAGGAATATATAGATTTACCAGTAACTCCAGAGCAAGGTGATCCTTTTGCTTGGGAAGAAGAGACCATCAAAATGTTAGGAGAAGAGTTGCGTAAAAGCGATGACATGGTTTCTGAGTTGTTGACAGAGATTGAAGAATTAAAAAAACAAGTCAACAATCAACAATAA
- the thiT gene encoding energy-coupled thiamine transporter ThiT translates to MQHTRVLFMIEMSIFAAIGLILSLPFLSIPLWLQGGSISFVMVPILIMAFRWGVKGGVVTGVLVGLLNSVIQPFIVHPLQYITDYPLAFALVGVAGLFASSIHRALHDRHTKQFMTILILATFLGSVLRFCSHFLGGIVFFDYLAPEDTSVWVYSLTYNLGYMFPSFLACAALLSFIIWKQPRLIRR, encoded by the coding sequence ATGCAACACACTAGGGTTTTGTTTATGATAGAAATGTCTATTTTTGCTGCTATTGGTTTGATTCTAAGTCTACCATTTTTGTCTATTCCATTATGGCTCCAAGGGGGATCAATTTCATTTGTGATGGTTCCTATTTTAATTATGGCTTTTCGATGGGGAGTTAAAGGGGGAGTCGTGACAGGGGTCCTTGTTGGTTTGTTGAATTCTGTTATACAACCTTTTATTGTCCATCCCCTCCAATATATAACGGATTATCCATTAGCCTTTGCTTTAGTAGGAGTGGCGGGATTGTTTGCTAGTTCTATTCATCGTGCGTTACATGATAGACATACAAAGCAGTTTATGACGATTCTTATATTAGCTACGTTTCTAGGAAGTGTACTGCGATTCTGTAGTCACTTTTTGGGAGGAATTGTGTTTTTTGATTACCTAGCTCCTGAAGACACATCTGTTTGGGTATATTCTCTGACATATAATTTAGGGTATATGTTTCCTTCATTTTTGGCTTGTGCCGCATTACTAAGTTTTATCATTTGGAAGCAACCGCGATTGATTCGGAGATGA
- a CDS encoding aminoglycoside phosphotransferase family protein, with amino-acid sequence MHGDFHHYNILASEQHGWMSIDPKGLVGEREYDLIQYMLNNLPGKNAYQTIKDRVNVFTEELSLQKDRLLLWGYCHSVLSTAWTVDKEGSFAQPFFDGISIFDNLYREYYKYPL; translated from the coding sequence CTGCATGGAGATTTCCATCATTATAATATCCTAGCATCAGAACAACATGGATGGATGTCTATTGACCCCAAAGGGCTGGTTGGGGAAAGAGAATATGATCTCATCCAATACATGCTCAATAATTTACCTGGTAAAAATGCTTACCAAACTATTAAAGATCGGGTAAATGTATTTACAGAAGAATTGTCCCTTCAAAAAGATCGCTTACTCTTGTGGGGATACTGTCATTCCGTTTTATCTACAGCCTGGACAGTTGATAAGGAAGGAAGCTTCGCACAGCCGTTTTTTGACGGAATTAGCATATTTGATAATCTTTATAGAGAATATTATAAATACCCTCTATAA
- a CDS encoding ketopantoate reductase family protein, with protein MDELNITILGAGAIGAYFGVRWEQIGHQVQYLVRSRRSEQLRKHGVHLHSVQGDYTLEQPFVVEDVSDIEFTDLVILAVKGYHLQGAIPELKDLVQKGAKVLPLLNGIEHIYTLQDELGEENVIGGLSYIIATLDEKGHVVHSSQLHDIHFGPLHFSQHELCNQLEHVCADANMRAKQSQHIMEDLWKKYMFITAFSGVTTAGNFTVGTIREEQVTYEATKNVLKEMKILANAFDIPLREESIQAGILKFESLPDEATSSMHQDKRKGLPLEVDHLQGGALRLAQKAGISLPYIHMLYSLIKPYERG; from the coding sequence GTGGATGAATTGAATATAACAATACTTGGAGCAGGAGCCATAGGAGCTTATTTCGGAGTTCGATGGGAGCAAATCGGACACCAGGTTCAATATTTAGTTCGCTCTAGAAGATCTGAACAATTACGCAAACATGGGGTGCACCTACATAGTGTTCAAGGAGATTACACCCTTGAACAACCTTTTGTGGTAGAGGACGTAAGTGACATAGAATTTACAGATTTAGTGATCTTGGCAGTAAAGGGTTATCATTTACAAGGTGCAATACCAGAGTTGAAGGATTTGGTACAAAAAGGTGCTAAAGTATTGCCTTTGTTAAACGGAATTGAACACATTTACACGTTGCAGGATGAGTTAGGTGAAGAGAACGTTATAGGTGGATTGTCATATATTATTGCAACATTAGATGAAAAAGGGCATGTAGTTCATTCCAGTCAGTTACATGACATTCATTTCGGCCCCCTTCATTTTTCGCAACATGAACTATGCAATCAATTAGAACATGTTTGTGCTGATGCGAATATGAGAGCGAAACAAAGTCAACATATTATGGAAGATCTTTGGAAGAAGTACATGTTTATCACTGCGTTTTCGGGTGTTACAACAGCTGGGAACTTTACTGTTGGAACCATACGTGAAGAGCAAGTAACGTATGAAGCCACTAAGAATGTCTTAAAGGAAATGAAGATTTTAGCAAATGCTTTTGATATTCCGTTAAGGGAGGAAAGTATTCAAGCAGGGATTTTAAAATTTGAATCATTACCAGATGAAGCTACTTCTTCTATGCATCAAGATAAACGTAAAGGCTTGCCTCTAGAAGTGGATCATTTGCAAGGTGGGGCATTAAGGTTAGCACAAAAAGCCGGCATAAGCTTACCTTACATTCATATGTTATATTCATTGATTAAACCATATGAGCGAGGATAG
- a CDS encoding YkvA family protein, with translation MEKNLNQQIVPSTTGKDKFFSKDEFWSKLQLFAKKAGHSVVYAALLLYYTLQKNDLPVWVRTTIIGSLGYFILPFDLIPDFAAGVGYTDDFGALGAALLQVSMYIDEEVKQKAKNKLNIWFGSEVDTTVVDQKLF, from the coding sequence ATGGAAAAAAATCTAAACCAACAAATTGTACCGTCAACAACTGGTAAGGATAAGTTTTTTTCCAAAGATGAATTTTGGAGCAAATTACAATTGTTTGCCAAAAAAGCAGGACATTCAGTAGTCTACGCTGCATTGCTTTTATATTACACGTTACAAAAGAATGATCTGCCAGTTTGGGTTCGAACAACGATTATCGGATCATTAGGTTACTTTATCTTACCTTTTGATCTTATTCCGGATTTTGCTGCGGGAGTTGGCTATACGGACGATTTTGGAGCGTTAGGGGCAGCGTTGCTGCAAGTTTCCATGTACATTGATGAGGAAGTGAAACAGAAAGCAAAAAACAAACTCAACATTTGGTTTGGTTCAGAAGTAGATACGACAGTTGTGGATCAGAAGCTATTTTAG
- a CDS encoding C40 family peptidase, which translates to MKRHLLAMGMAIALILGFGHAQEVSAASEGENLIAAAKNHMGTPYVFGGASPNGFDCSGFTQYMFKKMDIDIPRTTGSQANVGEKVSKSNLKVGDLIFFKNTYKQGISHVGIYVGNNKFISATSSEGVDVVSLDNPYWGPKYATARRVADFDKNELFPDLSEDNKAFEAVKTLTASKIINGYRDGTFKPDVSISRGQAAALINNALKVDTNSSVSFPDVAENHTFAEDIAAMKKTGIIKGFPDGNFKPDETIARWQMAIMMNRAFDLEEKLADKVQTTNGDDNHAIELLSASDESGYFKADSFKSSAATTRAAFSVALYQAMNQ; encoded by the coding sequence TTGAAAAGACACCTTTTGGCAATGGGGATGGCGATAGCGCTGATACTAGGATTTGGTCATGCGCAAGAAGTTTCGGCAGCATCTGAAGGAGAAAATTTAATTGCAGCTGCAAAAAACCATATGGGTACACCTTACGTTTTTGGAGGAGCATCACCTAACGGTTTTGATTGCTCAGGCTTTACGCAGTATATGTTTAAGAAGATGGACATTGATATTCCTCGTACAACTGGATCACAAGCTAACGTAGGAGAAAAGGTTAGTAAATCTAATTTAAAAGTTGGAGATTTAATATTCTTTAAGAATACATATAAGCAAGGCATTTCCCATGTAGGAATTTATGTAGGTAACAATAAATTTATTAGTGCTACATCAAGTGAGGGTGTTGATGTTGTATCTTTGGATAATCCTTATTGGGGACCTAAATATGCTACGGCTCGTAGAGTAGCAGACTTTGATAAAAATGAGTTATTCCCAGATCTTTCTGAAGATAACAAGGCATTTGAAGCAGTTAAGACTCTTACAGCTTCAAAAATCATTAATGGTTATAGAGATGGCACTTTTAAGCCTGATGTTTCCATTTCTCGTGGTCAGGCGGCAGCTCTTATTAACAATGCATTAAAAGTAGATACAAATTCATCTGTTTCTTTCCCAGATGTAGCAGAAAATCACACATTTGCTGAAGACATTGCAGCTATGAAGAAAACAGGTATCATTAAAGGCTTTCCAGATGGCAACTTCAAACCAGACGAAACAATCGCACGCTGGCAAATGGCGATTATGATGAATAGAGCATTTGATTTGGAAGAAAAATTAGCAGATAAAGTACAAACGACAAATGGTGATGATAACCATGCTATTGAACTTCTTAGTGCTTCTGATGAATCTGGATACTTCAAAGCAGATTCATTCAAGTCAAGCGCTGCTACAACTCGCGCAGCATTTTCAGTGGCATTATATCAAGCTATGAATCAATAA
- a CDS encoding general stress protein, with the protein MKPFVREYTNDEKLQNDVQKLSNHGIHKDNIYVMSHDDDRTERIANNSDANTVGFKEQNISETVGNMLNKKGDELRNKLQDLGLFETEAETYEERLDEGKVLLLITETEDVDNII; encoded by the coding sequence TTGAAACCATTTGTAAGAGAATATACGAATGATGAAAAACTTCAAAACGATGTACAAAAACTTTCTAATCACGGAATCCACAAAGATAATATTTATGTAATGAGTCATGATGATGATCGTACAGAACGAATCGCAAACAATTCTGATGCAAATACAGTTGGCTTTAAAGAACAAAATATCAGTGAAACTGTAGGAAATATGCTTAACAAAAAAGGAGATGAGCTTCGTAATAAGCTTCAGGACCTAGGCTTATTCGAAACAGAAGCAGAAACGTATGAGGAACGCCTTGACGAAGGTAAAGTACTATTACTTATTACAGAGACTGAAGATGTAGACAACATTATCTAA
- a CDS encoding Na+/H+ antiporter NhaC family protein produces MKQSAQANPLSLLPFIVFLATFFLAGMITGDFYQVSMLIPAVLAAITSLLISKKISLSSRVEQFAQGAGHPDIMIMVMIFLLSGAFSAVANGIGSVDSTVNFALTYLPQNMIIVGIFIIGSFISLAMGTSVGTISALAPIAVGISGETELPTAITVATVVGGAMFGDNLSIISDTTIAAVRTQKTEMKDKFKTNFFIVMPAAFITIGTLFVITLGSTSTVSAESFEWVNILPYLGVLIAALLGANVLAVLLGGILLAGIIGLTTSDYSLMKFMEQITSGMTGMAELILLTIILGGIVAMIQNNGGIQFIMNALSKGVRSKKGAEASIAGLVSTTNLATANNTIAIITTGQLVKQISDNYQIDPRKSASLLDIFSCTIQGLIPYGAQLLTAAQFGEISPLAIIPYSFYPMLIAVMGTIAISTNFPRFKTSS; encoded by the coding sequence ATGAAGCAATCTGCCCAAGCAAACCCGCTTTCTTTATTACCTTTTATCGTCTTTTTAGCAACTTTTTTTCTGGCTGGAATGATAACAGGAGATTTTTATCAAGTTTCTATGTTAATACCCGCAGTATTAGCAGCTATTACATCATTACTTATCTCCAAAAAGATAAGTCTATCATCTAGAGTTGAACAGTTTGCTCAAGGTGCAGGACACCCAGATATCATGATTATGGTTATGATTTTTCTATTGTCTGGAGCATTTTCTGCAGTGGCAAATGGAATTGGTTCTGTCGATTCGACCGTTAATTTTGCTTTAACCTATTTACCTCAAAATATGATTATTGTGGGAATTTTTATTATTGGCAGTTTTATATCACTAGCCATGGGTACTTCAGTAGGAACCATATCTGCATTGGCACCTATTGCAGTGGGAATTAGCGGCGAAACTGAACTTCCAACAGCAATTACTGTTGCTACGGTTGTGGGCGGAGCAATGTTTGGAGACAACTTATCTATTATTTCTGACACTACCATTGCAGCAGTACGTACGCAAAAAACAGAAATGAAAGATAAGTTTAAAACCAATTTTTTCATCGTAATGCCTGCAGCCTTTATTACCATAGGCACTCTTTTTGTAATAACATTAGGAAGTACCTCTACTGTATCTGCAGAATCATTTGAATGGGTGAATATTCTTCCATACCTCGGGGTACTTATTGCTGCATTATTAGGAGCTAATGTTCTAGCAGTATTACTGGGAGGTATCCTCTTAGCAGGTATAATAGGATTGACAACATCAGACTATTCTCTAATGAAGTTTATGGAACAAATTACATCGGGAATGACTGGTATGGCTGAATTGATCTTATTAACTATCATTCTAGGCGGCATAGTAGCTATGATCCAAAATAATGGTGGTATTCAATTTATCATGAATGCATTATCGAAAGGTGTTCGTTCAAAAAAAGGTGCCGAGGCTAGTATTGCAGGTCTTGTCAGTACGACAAACTTAGCTACAGCAAATAATACCATTGCCATCATTACAACAGGACAACTCGTAAAACAAATCTCAGATAATTATCAAATAGACCCTCGTAAATCTGCTAGCTTACTTGATATCTTTTCTTGTACAATACAAGGTTTAATCCCATATGGTGCACAGTTACTAACTGCAGCACAGTTTGGTGAAATATCACCCTTAGCCATAATCCCATATTCCTTTTACCCAATGTTAATAGCAGTGATGGGGACTATTGCCATATCAACTAATTTCCCGAGGTTTAAAACATCATCTTAA
- a CDS encoding sigma-70 family RNA polymerase sigma factor: protein MGEQIMVKKHPSHQEEAVNVLEMDSTEALEKIMDEYGDDVKRFIYTYVKNQADTDDITQETFLTVYKKLHTFQHKSSLRTWIFSIAINKSKDYLRSFHTRHDNLFQKMITYLTESQDNETPEKQIVDESESHEFMTFILQLPIKYREVLILYYFNDFSIKEISHSLNQKESSVKTRLNRARTRLANILEERSNQRSDLS from the coding sequence ATGGGAGAACAAATTATGGTCAAAAAACATCCTTCTCATCAAGAAGAGGCAGTAAATGTACTAGAAATGGACTCTACTGAAGCTCTTGAAAAAATTATGGATGAATATGGAGACGATGTGAAACGATTTATTTACACTTATGTAAAAAATCAAGCAGATACGGATGATATTACTCAAGAAACGTTTCTTACCGTATATAAAAAGCTACACACTTTTCAGCATAAGTCTTCCCTTCGAACATGGATTTTTTCGATAGCGATTAATAAGAGTAAGGATTATTTGAGGAGTTTTCATACTCGTCACGACAATCTGTTTCAAAAAATGATTACGTATCTTACGGAGTCACAAGATAATGAGACACCAGAAAAACAGATTGTGGATGAAAGCGAGTCACATGAATTTATGACATTCATTTTACAACTCCCCATTAAGTATCGTGAAGTGCTGATTCTCTATTATTTTAATGATTTTTCTATTAAGGAAATCTCTCATTCTCTTAACCAAAAAGAATCAAGTGTTAAGACTCGTTTGAATCGAGCGCGAACCAGACTAGCGAATATCCTTGAGGAAAGAAGCAATCAAAGGAGTGATCTGTCATGA